Genomic DNA from uncultured Erythrobacter sp.:
AGCTGTTGCGCGTTGAAGAAGTTCAAGCCGCTCGCAGTGTTTGTCCCAGCTCCTGATCACCGCACCGAACAGTTCCGCCGGCAACTCGGCGAGCGGCAATTGCATGCGTCTTTGGTTTTGGACGAACCGCGATTGCGCGACCATCGCGCTCATGGCCAACTCGCCGACAGCTGGCTTCTCAGATGCGATCAATTCCTGAAGGAGCGGCGACAGAACCGGATCGACCATGGAGCGCTGTTCAAGCCGCTCAATCAGATGCCCTTCCATGGCAATGGCGTAGCAGTGGCTTAGGACCGCGCTGTCACCACTCAATTGGTCGGCGAACCGATCTACCTCTTCATCACGGAATGGATCGGCGCTGTCGAAGGACGCAAAGGCTAGCTGCCGAGCCAGATCGAACAGCATCCCGCGCAGCCTCGCAACAATTGCATCACTGACAAGTGAATGCCCTTCGCCGGCCAAGAGATGCGAGAGGACTGGCGTAACGCCGCTCAGGGCACGGTCACTGCGCGCAAGCTCGTCTTTGAGGACAGCTTCGATCGACGCAGCGCGCAAGGCTCCATCGGAACCTTCCTGGGAGGCCGGAGCCCTATCGTTTGCCAAATCGCGCATCGTGCCGCCGTACAGGGCCATAGTTAAAGCCGCGTTAGCTCAGTTTCTTCGCAAACGCAGCAGTTTGTGCGCGAGCGCGACAAGGCCAAGAGTGGCTAAGGTATCTTCAGGATATCCGAGCGCCGCAAAGCCCGCCAGAAGAGTGAGTTGTGTGGCATGGTCAGACCAGAACGCGCGCACTTGCGGACTGCCGTCCGCGCTGGCCAGAACGATCAGGCCGAAAGCGAACACCGGCAGAACAATGAGTTCCGTCTGACCAACCGCGGGGGACAGAGCACCGAGCGTCGCAGCTATGGCCCCAACGATAGTCGCAGTCTTGATTGTCAAAATGGCCCCGACTTTTCGGTCATGGCCGAAAAGCCGTGATCGAAGCTCTAGCAAGGCACTAGCGCAAGCCCCTGAGAACGCGCCCAAAGCTGATAAGGCAAGCCCCGCTACCCCGTACCCATTCCACGATAGGAGTATTCCTGTCAGAAAAAATAGCGCGCTTAAGGCCGCCGACAGGACAACAGCGCTTTTGACCCCAGCAAGTTCAAGCTGGCGCCCCACTAATACTGCCAGCGCTCCGGCTGGCCCATTCCATACCAGGGGTGGTGCGCTGGCTGTGATTATCTGCCGGTGCTTCTGCTCCACAGCTTCGGCTGACTCCGCGAGGAAAAGACGCCCATCTTCGAACGCTGGCTCGGGAATAGTCACCGCGCTTGAACCCGATTGCAGCGCGATCCGCAGCAGCAATGAGACCGCATCGCTGTCGCTAGGCATATCGCCTAGCTGCTGTGCCCGGTCGGCCCGCATCACCAGCATTCCTGCCCAGCGCCGTTCCGCATCGATACGTTCAAAATCCTCCGAGATGGATTCACGCGGGACAGACTCGTTTGGCTCGCGGCTGAACACCGTCTTGGGTAGCTTCTCGATGGATGGAAACAATTCGGCCGATGTGGCGCGATCTATGACCAAGCCGTCCATCAGGACGACCAACTCGTCCTCGGCCCGCAGCAGTGCCAAAAGCTGCGGGATGCCGCGCACCGCGTGAAACTCATTGCCGCGTGCTTCGCATTCTTGCTGCAAGCCAAGTATCTCGGGACCGGGTATGTCGCAAAGGCAGATGATCCGCTCACAGCCAAGATCCCTGACCAAATCCATCTGCCAGCCCAGCGCGGACCGCCCCGCCAAAGGCATCAGTGCGCGGATCTCGCCACTTTCCGTTCGTTTGAGCGCGGCCAGCAAAGCAGTTCGCAACGCGGTTCCTCCGTATTGCCGGGGAACCTAGTGTCAGCGCGTTGCTGGGTACAAGCTGCTGAGCCTGTATCTACCTCTCAATAACCGGATTTCGCCGCGCTTTTGCGGTCAGAAGGGACGCTTGCCCGAAAAGCCATCGAGCACATGCTCGATATTGCGTATTGCCGCTGGTTCGCCCGGAGCGGAATCCAGAGCGTTCTCGGCTGCGATCAAAAGATCTTCCGCGTGAAAGCTGGCAGCGAGGCCTTTGAGCCGCATCGCTGCGACGTTCCAATTGCCATCGCAGCGTGACCGCTTCAGCAGATCGAGCTGCTTCGCAGCGCTTTCCACAAAGGCGACGCGCAGCTCGCGCATCAGCGCAGCATCGTCGCCTGCAGCGGCAGCTAAAGTCGCGTCGAGTGCACCTGCTTCATAGACCATGCGTTCAGTTGTAGACACATCGGGGTTAAAGCGGGGTTTATCCTTTTCTCCGCTGTGGTATTTATTGTGTCATGACCGGAGGAAATCATATTCGCGCCATTGGCGACGAAACCGCCCAGGAAACGCACACCGACACGGCAGCCGAGGCCGACGTCTCGCCCGGAACGGAGCGGCCTGCTAGCAGCGATGCATCTCTTGCCGATGCTGTAGTTGGTTATGAAGAAGAGGAGCTAAATCTCGAAGAGTACGAGGAAACTCCAGCATCCGACAAAGCGTGGCTCGCACCCGCCATTGCGATCGGGGTCATTGTTCTTTGGACGGTCTTCTATGGCTGGGCGATGCAGGACCAACTGCTCGCCGCAAGCACCGCAGCACCCAGCGAATGGGCTCGCTGGATCATCGATTGGTCGGTGCCTGTCCTGCTTGTTGGGGTCGGCTACCTGTTGTTTCTGCGCAACTCTCGCGCCGAAGCGACCCGTTTTGCATCGACTGCGGCGCTGCTCAGCCAGGAAAGTGCGGAGTTAGAGAATCGGCTAACGATTGTTAACCGCGAGCTCAGTCTGGCCCGCGAATTTCTGGCGTCGCAGTCGCTTGAATTGGAGTCACTCGGCCGCATCGCGAGCGAGCGGATTTCTACTCACGCGGGTGAATTGCAGAAGCTGATCAAGGACAACGGCGCGCAAGTCGACAAGATCGGCACCACCAGCGAGACAGCGCTCGGCAACATGACAAAGCTGCGCGACGACCTGCCTGTGGTCGCGAACTCGGCACGCGATGTGTCAAACCAGATCGGCAATGCCGGACGAACCGCACAGGATCAGGTCGACAAATTGGTCGCTGGGTTCGAGCGCTTGAACGAGTTTGGCAGCGCCAGTGAGACGCAGGTTACTTCCCTGGGGCATCGCGTAGGCAACGTTCTGAGCGAGTTTGAGGGGCAGCTGGCCCGTATCGAGCAACTGGTTTCCGGGCGCTTCAAAGAGCTGTCGGAAAACGCGGATGAATACCGCTCGACAATCAATGATGCGGAAACCGAAGCACTCTCGGCCATGAATGAGCGCATCATCCTGCTCCAGAGCGAGACAAAGGCGATTTCCGCCAAGTTGCGCGAAGCCGAAGGTGAAGCCATGGAGCAGGTGCAGGCCCGCAAGACCAAGGTCCACGAAGGTGTGCTGGAAATGCTGCAGGGTCTGGACCGAGTGGACCGGGATGCCGTCGCAGCGACCAAAGAGCGCATTGCCCAAACCAATGAGCAGATCGATCACTTCGACGCCAAGCTTGCCCAGCGCGATATCAAATTCCAGGAAGAAATTGCCCGGCGTCAGGACGAGTTCGAAACGCGTGAAGCGCAATCGACCGAGGTGCTTGCTCAGCGCCTTGCCGAACTCGACGAGTCATTGGCCGAGCGCCGCGAAGCGCAGACCGCTGAAACGGAGAAACTTGTCTCTCACAGCAAAGCGATGGGCGAGCAGCTCGGCGAGCTCAATGAATTGATCGACCGGATCGCGGCAGCGAGCGAAACCACGCGGACCAGCCTTGGCGAAGGGCTTGGTTCTCTTGAAGAACAGCTTGCTTCCAAGCGCGAGGCACTAGCCCAGACCGAAACACAATTGGGGGATCTGACCGAAGCCAGCATCCGGCTGTTGGAGATCATCCAATCGGGCGCGAAGCAAAGCCGTGAGGACCTCCCGGAAGCCATCAAGACAGCGTCAACTGAGCTGGAAGGTGTCGAGGGCCGGGCGATCGAGCTTAAGGGCATGATGCTCCAGACAAGCGAGCACGGCGGCGAATTGAGCGAATACCTGATCAAAACCCGCGATGAGATCGATAGCACCGATACGTCGCTCCAAACCCTGCAGACGCAGCTTAGCGAGCAAGCGGAAGACACTCTGGCCAAGTTGCAAGGGCTCCGCGGTGGATTCGAGCGGCTGACTGGCGATAGCGAACGGTTTGCCAACGAAACGCAGGGTCAACTGCGCGAGGCCCTCTCAACGCTCGAGGCTGCGACAGAATCGGCCTTCCAAGCGCTCGACACGGGCGCGCGCGAGAAGGTCTCCGCGCTGGCCGGCTCCATTGGTGAAGAGGCCGTTGAGTCGCTTGAGCGCTCACTGCGGAACGAAACCGCCGAGACCATCGGTGCACTCGAACAAGCAGCCGCCCACGCTTCAGGCGTCGGACGGGAAGCTACAATCCAGCTGCGTGATCAACTTTCGATGGTGAATGAGTTGACGGGCAACCTAGAGCAACGCGTCGCCCGCGCCCGTGAACTCGCCGAAGAGCAGGTCAACAATGACTTCGCACGGCGGATGGCGCTGATCACAGACAGCCTAAACTCCAATGCGATCGACATCACAAATGCGCTCGCGACCGAAGTCAGCGACACCGCCTGGGATGCCTATCTCAAGGGGGATCGCGGTATCTTCACCCGCCGCGCAGTTCGCTTGATCGATAGCGGAGAATCGCGCGAAATTGCGGACCTCTATCAGAGCGACGAGAGCTTCAAGGCGAACGTCAGCCGCTACATCCACGACTTCGAAGCTATGCTGCGCTCGATGCTGTCCACCCGCGATGGCAATGCGCTCAGCGTGACCGTGCTCGGATCGGATATGGGCAAGCTCTATGTCGTGCTCGCGCAATCGATCGAGCGCTTCCGCAAGTAAGGCTCAGTCTCTGGGACCAATCTGCGGGTCAGGTTCGGGCAGGATGTCGATGTCGTCGACACCAACCCAACCATACTCGTAGTTGAGCACAAACAGCGTGGTCAGAACGGTCGCGATCAGTGTGGCGCGGATCATCAGCTTGCCTGGCTTGAAGCTTACAGGTGCGCTTTCCGCCTGCCCCGGCACTTTCTCGATCCCTGCTTCCTCCGCCGTGCGCACGCCGAATGGCAGCATCACAAACGCAGTCATCACCCAAATCAGAAAGTAGATCGCAATTATCGACGTGATCTGCATCAGTTTGCCGCTCCCGGCATGACCACGCGAACCTGAGGGCTCTTGCCCGCCCAGCGCCGAGCGGCGCGCCGTGCTGCTAGCCGTGCCGCTTCATGCACCGCTGCAGGATCGCGCGCGTCCTTGCCCTTGAGTTTGCCAATCGCCTTGAGGATGTCACCCTGCGTTTCCTCAATGAATTCGGGCATGTCTTCGTCCAGTGGCAAGCCCAGCGCTTCAATAAACGGCTGCTCTCCGCGTGCCAAAACCACGACCATCACGCCCTCGTGGGCAATACGTCGGCGCATGGCGATCGCTTCACCATCGGCGGGTGAGATTATGTCACCATCCAGGATCAGACGGCCACTGTGTATCTGCGCAATTCGCCCCGGATCACCGGGCGCGAGCCGCACGATATCGCCATTCCCCTGCACCACTGCATGGGGGATCTGGCATTCCTTACCAAGCCGCCCCTGCTCCAGCATGTGGCGCATTTCGCCATGGACCGGCACAAGCACTTCCGGCTTCAGCCAGCTATACAGCGCTTCTAGCTCAGGCCGTCCTGGATGCCCGGACACGTGGATCATGCTCTGGCGGTCGGTCACCATAGTAATGCCGCGCGCTGCAAGTGCATTCTGGACTTTGCCGATCGAGATTTCATTGCCCGGTATCTGGCGCGAGGAAAACAGCACCACATCGCCGCGCGTGAGCTCCAACGGGTGGTTCTCGTCCGCGATCCGTGACAGCGCCGCTCGGGGTTCGCCCTGCCCTCCTGTTGCAAGGATCAAAACTTCGCCGCGCGGCAGGCCCATTGCTGTGTCGAAATCCACTGGCTTCGGGAAGTCGGCGAGATATCCGTTGTCCTGCGCCACCTCGATAATGCGGTCGAGCGAGCGCCCCGCCACGCATAGCTGCCGGCCGGTTTCGCGTGCGACCTCGCCAAGCGTCTGAAGGCGCGCGACATTGCTGGCGAAGGTCGTGACGAGCACGCGCTTGCCAGAGTGTTTGGCGACCTCATCCATCAGCCCGCGATGCACGGCTCCCTCCGAGCCGGAAGGACTTGGATTGAACACATTGGTGGAATCGCACACCAGCGCGAGCACTCCGTCATCGCCAATCGCGCGCAATTCCTCTTCGGTGGTCGGTTCGCCAATAATCGGCTCTTCGTCGAGCTTCCAATCACCCGTGTGGAACACCTTGCCATACGGCGTTTCGATCAGCAGCGCGTTGCCCTCGGCAATCGAGTGCGCCAGCGGGAGATACGTGACCGTGAATGGCCCGATATCGATCTTGCCGTGATCTTCCTCGATGATGTTGATTTCAACCTCGCCGAGCAGCCCCGCTTCTTCCAGTTTGCGCGCGACCAAGTCAGCGGTGAACGGCGTCGCATAGAGTGGCACGCCGAGCTCACCTGCAAAGTATGGCACCGCGCCAATATGGTCCTCGTGTGCGTGGGTCAGCACGATACCGAGCAAGTCTTTGGTGCGTTCTTCGATGAATTCGAGGTCGGCAAAGACGAGGTCAACGCCGGGATATTCATTCCCGGAGAAAGTCATGCCGAGATCGACCATCAACCATTTGCCGTCGCAGCCATAGAGATTGACGTTCATGCCAATCTCCCCTGAACCGCCCAGCGCAAGGAAAAGCAGCTCGTTTTCAGGAGTGTAGTTCTTTTTCACATGTTCTCGATTGTGAGAGGAAAGGCTATCAACCCGCTGCTTGTGCAGCGAGAATACCAAGCCCTTTGATTGTCAGATCAGCATCGACATGGTCAAAAATGTCTGTCGCGTCATCGAACAATATGGCGAGCCCGCCGGTGGCTACAACCTTTGCGGGCCGACCAATTTCGGACTTCATCCGTTCGACGACCCCTTCCATCATTGCAACATAGCCCCAGAACACCCCGATCAGCATCTGGTCTTCGGTGTTTCGACCGATCACGCTTATGCTTTCGGGAGCGCGGATCGCGATGCGTGGCAGTTTTGCGGTTTTGCCCACCAGCGCATCAAGCGAGAGGTTAATGCCAGGCGCGATCGAGCCGCCTTTGTAAGTGCCGTTGAAATCGATCGCCTCGAACTTGGTCGCCGTGCCGAAGTCGATGACGATCAGGTCGCCGCCATATTTGTGATGTGCGGCGAGGATATTGAGCGCGCGGTCAGCGCCCAGCGAGCTGGGCTGATCGACATCGATCTCGAACTGCCAGGCCGCCTTGCCCTGTCCAGCAAACAGCGGGGTAATCCCGAAATACTTCTGCGACAGGACCGTCAGATTGTGATCAGCGCGCGGCACGACCGATGCGAAGATGAGTTGCTTGATATCCTCACGCTCGACCCCTTCGATCTTGAGCAATTGGAGCAGCCACACCGCATATTCATCACCTGTTCGGCGCGGGTCGGTCGCAATCCGCCAGCGTGCGCGGATGGTGTAGCCGCCCTCCCCGTCCGGTTCGAACAGCGCGAACACGACATTGGTGTTTCCGACATCAGCAGCAAGCAGCATGGGTTTTCCTAACCAAGAACAACATCACCGGCTTGAACCGAGCGCACCGAGCCGTCTGGCATTTGCAGCAGCAAAGCGCCAGTGGGTGCCAGGCCTTCGAACGTGCCTTCGACTATGGCTCCACCCTCATCATGCACGGCAAGTTGAGTTCCCTTGGGATGCGCATGGCCAAGCCAACGCGCGCGCATGGCAGGCTCGCCAAGGGTGCGCCATTTGCCGATTTCCTGGGCGACGTGATGGATCAGACGCGAGGCGAAACTATCTCGGGAGGGTGGTTCCTCTGACACATCAGCAACCGAAACAGTTGCGCGATCAGGCAAGTCTGGAGCGATGACAAGGTTCACACCGATGCCGACGACAACCTGAAACTCGAACAGTTCCATTAGAATGCCTGAGATTTTCGCTCCGCCCAGCAGCACATCGTTGGGCCATTTGAGCATCAGGTCGCTGGCGTTCGGGATGAATTCGGCAAGCGTCTCTCGTACCGCGAGGCTGATCGGCAAATTGAGCCAAGTGCCGGGATACTCACCGGATTGCAGGGTGACGATGGTCGAGCCCATGATGTTGCCGGCGCCGCCATGCCATTCGCGCCCTTGCCGCCCTCTTCCGGCTGTCTGGCGGTCGGCGATCAGCCAGTGCCCTTCTTCGAGTTTCTGGTGCGCCTGCAGCGCGGCCATTAGGTCGGCGTTGGTTGAACCTGTCTGCGCGATATACCTGATCATGCCACCCAGATTACACCGCCATAAACAAAGCGCCAGCTGCCTTGTCGGCGAGGTCGGTGAGCGACGGCGTCAGGAAGTATCCGAGCGGGGAGATGATCGTGACGGTCAGGATCAGAAGCACCCAATGCGCGACGCCGCTTTTGCCGGTGACGACGCCTGCTGGTTCGTCGAAGAACATCACCTTGACGAACTTGATGTAGTAGAACGCGCCGATCACACTGGCACCGATGGCAATGGCTGCGAAGGCGATCAGGCCCGCTTCAACCGTTGCCTGGAACACCACGAACTTGCTGTAGAAGCCAAGCAGCGGCGGGATGCCGGCAAGGCTGAACATCAGCAGCAACAGGCTCCAGGCGATTACTGGCCGGGTAACCGCAAGTCCCTTGATATCGGCGAAGGTCTCGTAGAGATCGCCGCTCTCGCTGCGCAGCATTAGCAGGGCGACAAAGCTGCCGAGGCTCATGGCGACATAGATGAACAGGTACACCAGCATCGCACTCGCGCCCGCTTCATTGGCGACGGCAAGGCCCAGCAGGATGAAGCCGACATTGTTGATCGAGGAATAGGCGAGCAGGCGTTTGAGATTTTCCTGCCCAATCGCGCCGAGTGCACCGAATACGATCGAAGCGAGCGCGGTGAACATCACGATCTGCTGCCACGCGAGAACCTGCTCGCCGAACACGTCGAACACGACACGTGCGGTTAGCGCGACGGCGGCCACTTTGGGAGCGGTCGAAAAGAATGCGGTCACGGGCGTGGGAGCGCCTTCGTAGACGTCCGGCGTCCACATATGGAACGGCACGGCAGCGATCTTGAACGCGAGGCCCGCCATCACGAAGATCAGACCGAACAATGCACCGGTTGCCAACTCACCGGTTAGCCCCTCACGAACAACGCCAAAATCGGTGCCGCCGGTAAAGCCGTAAAGCAGGCTCATCCCGTACAGCAGGATACCGGATGCGAGCGCACCGAGGACGAAATATTTCAGACCGGCTTCGGCCGAACGCGTGTCGCGCCGCAGGATTGATGCGAGGACATACGCCGCCAGACTGTTGAGTTCGAGCCCGAGATACAGCGCCATGAAGTCGTTTGCCGATACCATGATGCTCATGCCGACGATCGCGAACAAGACGAGCACCGGGTATTCTGCGCGCATCCCGCGCTCCACCCCGGCAGCCTCGCTGTCGAAAAATTGCGGTGCGACCAAAAGGCACGCGATCCCGGCGAGATAGATCAGAGCCTTGGCGAACAGAGCGAAGCTATCGACCTTGAGCAGCCCGCCAAATGCGAGCGTATCAGGACCGTCAACGCCGGTGTGCAATGCTGGAATCAGCGAAAGACCGGCGACGAACAGCACGGCCGCAGCGGCGGCTGTCAGGCCGCGTGCCGCCTTGTCTCCGGCCCAAGCGGCGATCAACAGGAAGACCAGAGCCGCAACGGTCAGTTGCAGTTCGGGCGCAATCAATACGAAACTGGCGACGAAATCCATTAGTGCTCGCCTCCTTCCGAATATTCTCGTTCGGCGGGCAAATCGTCTCCATGGTGGTCAGTGTGTTCGACGGCGTTGGCGATCTCTGCGCGAGGCGTGCCAACTTCAAGCTGGCTATCGCTCTGAGGAGCCGCCGAAGCGATCCGTGCATCGAGCGCCGCGATGTCGGAGCGCATTGGAGCCAGGAAACTCTCCGGATAAACGCCCATCCAGAGCACTACCGCAGCGATTGGCGCCATCATGGCCCACTCACGCGGGGAAATGTCGGCCATCGCCGCAGCATCCTCGTTCTTCTGACCGCCGAACGCGACACGGCGGTACAGATACAGCATGTAGGCCGCTCCTAGGATAATCCCGGTGGTGGAGATCAAAGCTACAAGGGTCGAGGTCTGATAGATGCCCGCCAGCGACAGGAACTCACCCACGAACCCGCTCGTCCCCGGCAAGCCGATGCTCGCCATGGTGAACAGCAGGAAGAACAGCGCGTAGTAAGGCATGTTGATGCTAAGCCCGCCATAGCGGTCGATCTCGCGCGTATGCAGGCGATCATAGATTACACCGACACACAGGAAGAGCGCGCCTGAAACCAGACCGTGCGAGAGCATGACGATCATCGCGCCCTCAAGACCCTGCACGTTGAAAGCGAACAGGCCCACGGTGACAATCGCCATGTGAGCGACGCTGGAATAGGCGATCAGCTTTTTCATATCGTGCTGAACCAGCGCGACGAGCGAGGTGTAGACCACCGCAATCATCGACAGGATGAAGACGAACCAGGCGAACTGCGCGCTCGCCTCGGGGAACATCGGCAGGCTGAAACGGATGAAACCGTAGCCGCCCAGTTTCAGCAGCACGCCAGCCAAGATCACGGACCCTGCAGTTGGTGCCTGAACGTGCGCATCGGGCAGCCAGGTGTGGAACGGCCACATCGGCACCTTCACCGCAAAACTCGCGAAGAACGCCAACCACAGCCAAGTCTGCGCGCCCGGCGGGAAGTTGTACTGCATAAGCGTCGGAATGTCGGACGTGCCCGCTTCGGCGACCATCCAGAACATTGCGATCAGCATAAGTACCGAGCCGAACAGCGTGTAGAGGAAGAACTTATAGCTCGCGTAGATACGATTATCCCCGCCCCACACACCGATGATCAGGTACATCGGGATCAGGCTAGCTTCGAAGAAGATGTAGAACAGAAAGATATCCTGCGCCGCGAAGATGCCGATCATCAGCACCTCCATCAGCAGGAACGCGCCCATATATTCGCCAACCCGCTTGGTGATCGAAGTCCAGCTGGCGAGAATGCAGATCGGCATAAGGAACACGCTCAGCATGATCAGCATCAGCGCGATCCCGTCGATGCCAAGAGCGTAGCTGAAGCCTGCGAATAGCTCGGCCCGCTCGGTGAATTGCCACTGTGCGCCGCCGATCTCGTAATTTGCCCAAAGCATGCAACCGAGCACGAAAGTGATCAGCGTCGCACCTAATGCAATTGGCCGCGCAGCGTTGCCTGCGAAGAGACATGCGAGCGCACCGACAAACGGCACGAGCATCATGATAGTGAGGATGGGGAAGCCTTCCATGTCCGCGCGTCCCCTAGAGCAACACGTAAGTGATGGCAGCGATCAGGCCGAGAAGCATGATCAGCGCGTATGTGTAGAGATAGCCCGACTGGATCGTCTTCGCGGCAATAGAGCCACGCTCAACTACCCATGCGACACCATTCGGTCCGAACCGGTCGATCGTGCCGATATCACCTAGTTTCCAGAATTGGCGTCCAATCCAGAATGCGGGCTTCACGAAGATCGCATCGTAGAGTTCATCGAAATACCATTTGTTGAAGACAAAGCGGTGCAGCCGCGGGAACGTGGCCACGAACTTCGCAGGAATGTCAGGCTTCGCGATGTAGGCAACATATGCGCCAGCTAGGCCCAAAAGCATCACCACGGTCGCCGTCAGTTTCACCCACAGTGGCACTGCGTGCAGCGCGTGGACAAGGTTCTCGTTGAAATAGATCGACGCGCCCCAGAAACCATTCGGATCGACCATTTCGCTCGAGCCATCGATGAAGGGGTATTTGAAGAAATAGCCGGCGAAAACCGCTCCAACCGTAAGCAATACGAGCGGAACAAGCATGGTCAGCGGGCTTTCATGCGGTTGATACCCGCCTGTCGTGTCATCGCCCGCTTCTTCAGGTGTTTTGTGAACGCTGTGCTGAATATGCTCGCTCTCAATCCAGCGCGGCTTGCCCCAGAATGTGAGGAACATCAGGCGCCAGCTGTAGAAGCTGGTCAGGAGAGCGGCAGTTGCACCGGCCCAGAAAGCCATCTGCGAAATGCCGGTACCGCGTGCCCATGCCGCTTCGAGGATCGCGTCTTTCGAGTAGAAGCCTGCAAATCCGAACACGCCCAAGATGCCGACACCAGTGATCGCCAGTGTGCCCGCCATCATCGCCCAGAATGTGATCGGGATCTTCTTACGAAGGCCGCCATAATAGCGCATGTCCTGTTCGTGATGCATGGAATGGATCACCGAGCCAGCGCCAAGGAACAGCAGTGCCTTGAAGAAAGCGTGCGTGAAAAGGTGGAACATCGCGACGCCATAGGCACCGACACCCGCCGCGAAGAACATGTAGCCGAGCTGCGAGCAGGTCGAATAAGCGATCACTCGCTTGATGTCCCACTGCGTCGTTCCGATGGTCGCGGCGAAGAAGCAGGTCGCGGCCCCAATGACGGTGACGATCGCGAGCGCGGTCGGCGCGGTCTCGAACATAGGTGAGAGGCGGCAGAGCATGAATACACCCGCCGTCACCATGGTCGCGGCATGGATCAGCGCGCTGACCGGTGTCGGGCCTTCCATCGCGTCTGGCAGCCAGGTGTGCAGGAACAGCTGCGCCGACTTGCCCATCGCTCCGATGAACAACAGGATGCACAGAATATCCATCGTGTAGAGGCGCATGCCGAGGAAGCCGATGCTCGCGCCCGACATGGCAGGAGCCGCATCGAGTATTTCGGTGATCGAGGTCGTCTGGAACACCAGATAAGTGCCGAAAATGCCGAGCATGAAGCCAAGGTCACCAACGCGGTTCACGACGAAAGCCTTGATCGCGGCAGCGCCCGCTGTCGGTTTCTTGAACCAGAAACCGATCAGCAAATAGGACGCCAGCCCCACGCCTTCCCAGCCAAAGAACATCTGGACGAGGTTGTCGGCAGTCACGAGCATCAGCATCGCGAAGGTGAAGAGCGACAGATACGCAAAGAAGCGTGGCTGATCCGGGTCTTCCTCCATGTACCCCCACGAATAGAGGTGCACTAGGGCCGAGACGCTGTTGATCACGACCAGCATGACAGCGGTTAGCGCATCGACGCGCAGCGCCCAATCAAAGGTCAGCGAGCCAGACTTCACCCATTGCAGCACGGGCACCACTTCGTCCGCCGAAGTGCCGCTCAGGAAGCCGAGAAAGATCGGCCAGCTCAGGATAGCGGAGACAAACAACGCGCCAGTCGTGATCGACTTGGCCGCGACATTGCCGATCATCCGGTTGCCCAGCCCCGCGACGATAGCCGCGATCAGTGGCAGGAAGACGATGATGAGGATCGAATTCATCGGGCCAGTTATCCCTTCATCCGATTGACGTCATCGACAGCAATCGTGCCGCGACCGCGATAGTAAATCACAAGAATGGCCAGCCCGATTGCCGCTTCGGCTGCAGCAACCGTCAGCACCAGCATTGCGAAGACCTGACCAATCAAGTTGTCCATGAACGCGCTGAACGCGACCAGATTGATGTTCAC
This window encodes:
- a CDS encoding Hpt domain-containing protein; its protein translation is MVYEAGALDATLAAAAGDDAALMRELRVAFVESAAKQLDLLKRSRCDGNWNVAAMRLKGLAASFHAEDLLIAAENALDSAPGEPAAIRNIEHVLDGFSGKRPF
- a CDS encoding ATPase, with translation MTGGNHIRAIGDETAQETHTDTAAEADVSPGTERPASSDASLADAVVGYEEEELNLEEYEETPASDKAWLAPAIAIGVIVLWTVFYGWAMQDQLLAASTAAPSEWARWIIDWSVPVLLVGVGYLLFLRNSRAEATRFASTAALLSQESAELENRLTIVNRELSLAREFLASQSLELESLGRIASERISTHAGELQKLIKDNGAQVDKIGTTSETALGNMTKLRDDLPVVANSARDVSNQIGNAGRTAQDQVDKLVAGFERLNEFGSASETQVTSLGHRVGNVLSEFEGQLARIEQLVSGRFKELSENADEYRSTINDAETEALSAMNERIILLQSETKAISAKLREAEGEAMEQVQARKTKVHEGVLEMLQGLDRVDRDAVAATKERIAQTNEQIDHFDAKLAQRDIKFQEEIARRQDEFETREAQSTEVLAQRLAELDESLAERREAQTAETEKLVSHSKAMGEQLGELNELIDRIAAASETTRTSLGEGLGSLEEQLASKREALAQTETQLGDLTEASIRLLEIIQSGAKQSREDLPEAIKTASTELEGVEGRAIELKGMMLQTSEHGGELSEYLIKTRDEIDSTDTSLQTLQTQLSEQAEDTLAKLQGLRGGFERLTGDSERFANETQGQLREALSTLEAATESAFQALDTGAREKVSALAGSIGEEAVESLERSLRNETAETIGALEQAAAHASGVGREATIQLRDQLSMVNELTGNLEQRVARARELAEEQVNNDFARRMALITDSLNSNAIDITNALATEVSDTAWDAYLKGDRGIFTRRAVRLIDSGESREIADLYQSDESFKANVSRYIHDFEAMLRSMLSTRDGNALSVTVLGSDMGKLYVVLAQSIERFRK
- a CDS encoding DUF1467 family protein — translated: MQITSIIAIYFLIWVMTAFVMLPFGVRTAEEAGIEKVPGQAESAPVSFKPGKLMIRATLIATVLTTLFVLNYEYGWVGVDDIDILPEPDPQIGPRD
- a CDS encoding ribonuclease J — encoded protein: MKKNYTPENELLFLALGGSGEIGMNVNLYGCDGKWLMVDLGMTFSGNEYPGVDLVFADLEFIEERTKDLLGIVLTHAHEDHIGAVPYFAGELGVPLYATPFTADLVARKLEEAGLLGEVEINIIEEDHGKIDIGPFTVTYLPLAHSIAEGNALLIETPYGKVFHTGDWKLDEEPIIGEPTTEEELRAIGDDGVLALVCDSTNVFNPSPSGSEGAVHRGLMDEVAKHSGKRVLVTTFASNVARLQTLGEVARETGRQLCVAGRSLDRIIEVAQDNGYLADFPKPVDFDTAMGLPRGEVLILATGGQGEPRAALSRIADENHPLELTRGDVVLFSSRQIPGNEISIGKVQNALAARGITMVTDRQSMIHVSGHPGRPELEALYSWLKPEVLVPVHGEMRHMLEQGRLGKECQIPHAVVQGNGDIVRLAPGDPGRIAQIHSGRLILDGDIISPADGEAIAMRRRIAHEGVMVVVLARGEQPFIEALGLPLDEDMPEFIEETQGDILKAIGKLKGKDARDPAAVHEAARLAARRAARRWAGKSPQVRVVMPGAAN
- a CDS encoding type III pantothenate kinase translates to MLLAADVGNTNVVFALFEPDGEGGYTIRARWRIATDPRRTGDEYAVWLLQLLKIEGVEREDIKQLIFASVVPRADHNLTVLSQKYFGITPLFAGQGKAAWQFEIDVDQPSSLGADRALNILAAHHKYGGDLIVIDFGTATKFEAIDFNGTYKGGSIAPGINLSLDALVGKTAKLPRIAIRAPESISVIGRNTEDQMLIGVFWGYVAMMEGVVERMKSEIGRPAKVVATGGLAILFDDATDIFDHVDADLTIKGLGILAAQAAG
- a CDS encoding biotin--[acetyl-CoA-carboxylase] ligase, whose product is MIRYIAQTGSTNADLMAALQAHQKLEEGHWLIADRQTAGRGRQGREWHGGAGNIMGSTIVTLQSGEYPGTWLNLPISLAVRETLAEFIPNASDLMLKWPNDVLLGGAKISGILMELFEFQVVVGIGVNLVIAPDLPDRATVSVADVSEEPPSRDSFASRLIHHVAQEIGKWRTLGEPAMRARWLGHAHPKGTQLAVHDEGGAIVEGTFEGLAPTGALLLQMPDGSVRSVQAGDVVLG